A single genomic interval of Camelina sativa cultivar DH55 chromosome 11, Cs, whole genome shotgun sequence harbors:
- the LOC104723157 gene encoding uncharacterized protein LOC104723157, whose protein sequence is MATRFLISRPGTVSSSRSFLTPRLFGFLNSFTSLISVSPPSKPFLKSFSSVQDVADQDTRIPATVITGFLGSGKTTLLNHILTSNHGKRIAVIENEFGEVDIDGSLVASHSSSSDDIIMVNNGCLCCTVRGDLVKMLLDLVKNKRDRFDHIVIETTGLAKPGPVIETFCSDDLLPRYIKLDGVVTLVDSKHAMRHLNEVKPRFVVNEAVEQIAYADRIVLNKIDLVSEPELEHLTKRIKQINSMAPIKHTKFGDVDMDFVLGIGGYDLERIDSEVNADGLSCAEDHDHHHHQCSHGKHKEHQHDHVHDSAVTSVSIVSEGILDLDEVDDWLERLIEEKGDDLYRMKGVLSIESSDQRYIFQGVHSTLDGCPGKSWGPEEKRINKLVFIGRNLDETILRKGFKGCLL, encoded by the exons ATGGCTACCAGATTCCTCATATCGCGACCTGGAACAGTATCTTCCTCTCGGAGTTTTCTCACTCCTCGCCTCTTTGGTTTCCTCAATAGCTTCACTTCCTTAATATCGGTTTCACCTCCATCGAAGCCATTCCTCAAATCGTTTTCCTCAGTGCAAGATGTCGCAGACCAGGATACTCGCATTCCCGCCACAGTTATCACCGGATTCCTCGGTTCTGGAAAG ACAACTCTGTTAAATCATATTTTGACTTCAAATCATGGGAAGCGTATAGCAGTCATAGAAAATGAG TTTGGGGAGGTTGATATCGATGGATCTCTGGTTGCGAGCCACTCTTCATCCTCTGATGATATTATCATGGTCAACAATGGTTGCTTATGCTGCACTGTTCGTGGAGATTTAGTCAAAATGCTTCTTGATTTGGTTAAAAATAAACGAGACAGATTTGACCATATTGTCATCGAAACTACAG GGCTTGCGAAACCTGGTCCTGTCATTGAAACGTTCTGTAGTGATGATTTGCTTCCGAGATATATAAAGTTAGATGGTGTTGTTACACTTGTTGACTCTAAACACGCCATGCGGCATTTGAATGAAGTGAAACCGAGATTTGTTGTGAATGAGGCAGTTGAACAGATTGCTTATGCAGATCGTATAGTTTTGAATaag ATTGATTTGGTATCCGAGCCTGAGTTGGAGCACTTAACTAAAAGAATCAAG CAAATCAACTCTATGGCACCCATCAAACACACTAAATTCGGAGATGTTGATATGGATTTTGTCTTAGGGATTGGAGGTTATGATCTTGAGAG AATTGATTCAGAAGTCAATGCAGATGGCTTGAGTTGTGCAGAGGATCATGACCATCATCACCACCAATGCAGTCATG GAAAGCACAAAGAACATCAACATGATCATGTTCATGACTCTGCTGTCACAAGTGTTAGCATAGTGTCCGAAGGAATTCTTGatcttgatgag GTTGACGATTGGTTAGAAAGATTAATCGAAGAAAAAGGTGATGATTTGTACAGAATGAAAGGTGTTCTCTCCATCGAGAGCTCTGATCAACGTTATATTTTCCAG GGAGTCCATTCGACGTTAGACGGATGCCCAGGCAAATCATGGGGACCCGAAGAGAAGCGGATAAACAAACTTGTGTTTATTGGAAGAAACTTAGATGAGACCATTCTCAGGAAAGGCTTTAAAGGTTGtctattataa
- the LOC104723155 gene encoding protein ENHANCED DISEASE RESISTANCE 2 isoform X2, with protein MSKVVYEGWMVRYGRRKIGRSYIHMRYFVLEPRLLAYYKKKPQDYQVPIKTMLIDGNCRVEDRGLKTHHGHMVYVLSVYNKKEKSHRITMAAFNIQEALMWKEKIESVIDQHQESQVPNGQQYVSFEYKSGMDTGRTASSSEHESQYSAPEDEEDSRRSLMRRTTIGNGPPESVLDWTKEFDAELANQNSNNQAFSRKHWRLLQCQNGLRIFEELLEVDYLPRSCSRAMKAVGVVEATCEDIFELLMSMDGTRYEWDCSFQYGSLVEEVDGHTAVLYHRLLLDWFPMIVWPRDLCYVRYWRRNDDGSYVVLFRSREHENCGPQPGCVRAHLESGGYNISPLKPRNGRPRTQVQHLIQIDLKGWGAGYLPAFQQHCLLQMLNSVAGLREWFSQTDERGLPTRIPVMVNMASSSLSLSKSGKSLHQSAFSLDQTNSVNRNSVLMDEDSDDDDEFQIAESEQEPETSKTENDVKRPEPAHDIDLSCFSGNLKRNENENARNCWRTSDGNNFKVRGKSFGGDKRKIPAGKHLMDLVAVDWFKDSKRIDHVARRKGCAAQVAAEKGLFSMVVNVQVPGSTHYSMVFYFVMKELVPGSLLQRFVDGDDEFRNSRLKLIPLVPKGSWIVRQSVGSTPCLLGKAVDCNYIRGPTYLEIDIDIGSSTVANGVLGLVIGVITSLVVEMAFLVQANTPEELPERLIGAVRVSHIELSSAIVPNLESE; from the exons ATGTCAAAGGTAGTGTACGAAGGGTGGATGGTTAGGTATGGGAGGAGGAAGATCGGAAGATCGTATATTCATATGAGGTATTTCGTGTTGGAGCCTCGTCTTCTGGCGTATTACAAGAAGAAACCTCAGGATTATCAG GTTCCTATCAAGACTATGTTGATTGATGGTAACTGCAGAGTTGAGGATCGAGGCTTGAAAACACATCATGGACAT ATGGTTTACGTGTTGTCTGTTtataacaagaaagaaaagagtcatAGAATTACG ATGGCAGCGTTCAACATCCAGGAAGCACTAATGTGGAAGGAAAAAATTGAGTCTGTTATAGACCAG CATCAAGAGTCCCAAGTTCCAAATGGTCAGCAGTATGTTTCCTTTGAATATAAGTCTGGAATGGATACTGGAAGAACTGCTTCATCCTCAGAACATGAAAGCCA ATATAGTGCGCCAGAGGATGAAGAGGACTCTCGACGTAGCTTAATGAGGAGGACAACTATTGGAAATG GTCCTCCAGAATCTGTACTTGACTGGACCAAAGAATTTGATGCAGAGTTGGCCAACCAGAATTCCAACAACCAAGCATTTTCCAGAAAACACTGGCGTCTCCTTCAGTGCCAAAATG GTCTTAGGATTTTTGAAGAGCTTCTTGAAGTTGATTACCTT CCAAGAAGCTGTAGCAGGGCTATGAAGGCTGTCGGTGTAGTGGAGGCAACGTGTGAGGATATATTCGAGCTTCTGATGAGCATGGATGGCACTCGTTATGA GTGGGACTGCAGCTTTCAGTATGGTAGCTTAGTGGAAGAGGTGGATGGTCACACAGCAGTGCTCTATCATAGACTTCTGCTCGACTGGTTTCCAAT GATTGTGTGGCCTCGTGACCTCTGTTATGTCCGCTATTGGCGCCGTAATGATGATGGGAGTTATG TTGTGTTGTTCCGTTCTAGGGAGCATGAGAATTGTGGTCCACAACCTGGATGTGTTCGGGCTCATCTTGAGA GTGGAGGATATAATATTTCCCCACTAAAACCTCGGAATGGGAGGCCTAGAACACAAGTGCAACATCTAATACAAATTGATCTAAAAGGGTGGGGTGCAGGCTATCTTccagcatttcaacaacattgTCTTCTTCAAATGCTGAACAGTGTTGCTG GTTTGCGGGAATGGTTTTCACAGACAGATGAGAGAGGTCTTCCTACCCGGATCCCTGTCATGGTGAATATGGCATCATCTTCCTTGAGCTTGAGTAAGAGTGGGAAGTCTCTGCATCAGTCTGCCTTTTCTCTTGATCAAACAAATTCTGTTAACAGAAACTCTGTGCTCATGGATGAAGActcggatgatgatgatgaatttcaGATTGCTGAATCGGAACAAGAG CCTGAAACTAGTAAAACAGAAAACGATGTCAAGAGACCAG AACCTGCTCACGACATTGATCTGTCATGCTTCTCGGGTAACCTAAAGCgcaatgaaaatgaaaatgccCGTAACTGCTGGAGGACATCTGACGGGAACAATTTCAAAGTTCGGGGCAAGAGTTTCGGTGGAGATAAAAGAAAG ATACCTGCTGGGAAGCATCTTATGGATCTCGTTGCTGTTGATTGGTTCAAAGACAGTAAAAGAATAGATCATGTTGCTAGACGCAAAGGCTGTGCAGCACAA GTTGCTGCAGAAAAAGGTCTATTCTCAATGGTGGTAAATGTTCAA GTTCCAGGATCAACACACTACAGTATGGTGTTTTATTTCGTGATGAAAGAACTCGTACCCGGGTCCCTCTTGCAACGGTTTGtggatggtgatgatgaattcCGAAATAGTAGGCTAAAGCTTATACCATTAGTTCCTAAG GGCTCATGGATAGTAAGGCAAAGCGTGGGGAGCACCCCATGTCTCCTTGGGAAAGCAGTGGACTGCAACTACATCCGTGGCCCGACATACTTAGAA ATTGACATAGATATTGGTTCATCAACGGTTGCAAATGGGGTCCTTGGCCTCGTTATTGGTGTAATCACCTCTCTGGTTGTGGAAATGGCTTTCCTTGTACAG GCAAATACACCGGAAGAACTGCCAGAGAGGCTAATTGGTGCAGTTCGGGTTTCGCATATAGAGCTCTCTTCGGCTATTGTTCCGAATCTGGAGTCAGAATAA
- the LOC104723156 gene encoding aquaporin NIP1-1-like, with translation MGDISGNGYGAREEAVVVNLKEEDEHQQQQIEATRLNPNPLKKQNSLLSVSVPFLQKLMAEFVGTYFLVFTGCASVAVNIQNDNALTLPGIAIVWGLTVMVLIYSLGHISGAHFNPAITIAFASCRRFPLKQVPAYVISQVVGATLAAATLRLLLGLDHDVCSGKHDVFIGSSPVGSDLQAFVMEFIVTFYLMFITSGVATDNRAIGELAGLAIGATILLNVLIAAPISSASMNPARSFGPAMVHGCYKGIWIYIVSPILGAVSGAWVYNTVRYTDKPLREITKSGSFLKTVRSGSS, from the exons ATGGGGGATATCTCGGGAAACGGCTATGGCGCCAGAGAAGAAGCAGTAGTGGTGAATctcaaggaagaagacgaacatcaacaacaacaaatagaAGCTACTCGTCTTAACCCAAACCccttgaagaaacaaaactctCTCCTCTCAGTCTCTGTCCCTTTCTTACAAAAG TTGATGGCGGAGTTTGTGGGAACCTACTTTTTGGTATTCACCGGTTGTGCATCAGTGGCTGTAAACATACAAAATGACAATGCCTTAACTCTTCCAGGGATCGCCATCGTTTGGGGACTCACCGTCATGGTCCTCATTTACTCTCTTGGTCACATCTCCGGTGCTCATTTCAATCCGGCCATTACTATTGCATTCGCCTCTTGCCGCCGTTTTCCTCTGAAACAG GTTCCGGCTTATGTCATATCACAAGTGGTGGGAGCAACGCTGGCGGCTGCAACTTTACGACTGTTGTTGGGACTTGATCACGACGTTTGTAGCGGAAAACACGATGTGTTTATTGGATCATCACCGGTGGGATCGGATCTGCAAGCGTTTGTGATGGAGTTTATCGTCACTTTCTATCTAATGTTCATCACTTCTGGCGTTGCTACGGATAATCGAGCG ATCGGAGAGCTTGCTGGATTAGCAATAGGAGCAACGATTCTACTTAATGTTCTAATTGCTGC ACCGATATCGAGTGCTTCGATGAATCCAGCAAGAAGTTTTGGACCTGCAATGGTGCACGGTTGCTATAAAGGAATTTGGATCTACATAGTCTCACCAATACTTGGTGCGGTTTCTGGTGCGTGGGTTTATAACACGGTTAGATACACCGATAAACCATTGagagaaataaccaaaagcgGTTCGTTTTTAAAGACCGTGCGAAGCGGTAGCTCTTAG
- the LOC104727924 gene encoding putative defensin-like protein 139 → MTKSFQLSVTVLCIVTLLCICNIGMAMGQRMVPVRCHDMLTWGECTPVNCAFVCILKRQGKGGCIQAYDNRPACVCYYTCLRPDPSS, encoded by the exons ATGACTAAATCCTTTCAACTCTCCGTCACCGTTCTATGTATTGTCACCCTTCTATGTATT TGTAATATAGGGATGGCAATGGGACAGAGAATGGTACCGGTACGTTGTCATGACATGCTAACATGGGGAGAGTGTACACCCGTCAACTGTGCCTTTGTATGTATACTCAAGAGACAAGGCAAGGGTGGCTGCATTCAAGCATACGACAATCGCCCCGCTTGCGTCTGCTATTATACTTGCTTACGCCCCGACCCTAGCTCttaa
- the LOC104723155 gene encoding protein ENHANCED DISEASE RESISTANCE 2 isoform X3, translated as MSKVVYEGWMVRYGRRKIGRSYIHMRYFVLEPRLLAYYKKKPQDYQVPIKTMLIDGNCRVEDRGLKTHHGHMAAFNIQEALMWKEKIESVIDQHQESQVPNGQQYVSFEYKSGMDTGRTASSSEHESQYSAPEDEEDSRRSLMRRTTIGNGPPESVLDWTKEFDAELANQNSNNQAFSRKHWRLLQCQNGLRIFEELLEVDYLPRSCSRAMKAVGVVEATCEDIFELLMSMDGTRYEWDCSFQYGSLVEEVDGHTAVLYHRLLLDWFPMIVWPRDLCYVRYWRRNDDGSYVVLFRSREHENCGPQPGCVRAHLESGGYNISPLKPRNGRPRTQVQHLIQIDLKGWGAGYLPAFQQHCLLQMLNSVAGLREWFSQTDERGLPTRIPVMVNMASSSLSLSKSGKSLHQSAFSLDQTNSVNRNSVLMDEDSDDDDEFQIAESEQEPETSKTENDVKRPEEPAHDIDLSCFSGNLKRNENENARNCWRTSDGNNFKVRGKSFGGDKRKIPAGKHLMDLVAVDWFKDSKRIDHVARRKGCAAQVAAEKGLFSMVVNVQVPGSTHYSMVFYFVMKELVPGSLLQRFVDGDDEFRNSRLKLIPLVPKGSWIVRQSVGSTPCLLGKAVDCNYIRGPTYLEIDIDIGSSTVANGVLGLVIGVITSLVVEMAFLVQANTPEELPERLIGAVRVSHIELSSAIVPNLESE; from the exons ATGTCAAAGGTAGTGTACGAAGGGTGGATGGTTAGGTATGGGAGGAGGAAGATCGGAAGATCGTATATTCATATGAGGTATTTCGTGTTGGAGCCTCGTCTTCTGGCGTATTACAAGAAGAAACCTCAGGATTATCAG GTTCCTATCAAGACTATGTTGATTGATGGTAACTGCAGAGTTGAGGATCGAGGCTTGAAAACACATCATGGACAT ATGGCAGCGTTCAACATCCAGGAAGCACTAATGTGGAAGGAAAAAATTGAGTCTGTTATAGACCAG CATCAAGAGTCCCAAGTTCCAAATGGTCAGCAGTATGTTTCCTTTGAATATAAGTCTGGAATGGATACTGGAAGAACTGCTTCATCCTCAGAACATGAAAGCCA ATATAGTGCGCCAGAGGATGAAGAGGACTCTCGACGTAGCTTAATGAGGAGGACAACTATTGGAAATG GTCCTCCAGAATCTGTACTTGACTGGACCAAAGAATTTGATGCAGAGTTGGCCAACCAGAATTCCAACAACCAAGCATTTTCCAGAAAACACTGGCGTCTCCTTCAGTGCCAAAATG GTCTTAGGATTTTTGAAGAGCTTCTTGAAGTTGATTACCTT CCAAGAAGCTGTAGCAGGGCTATGAAGGCTGTCGGTGTAGTGGAGGCAACGTGTGAGGATATATTCGAGCTTCTGATGAGCATGGATGGCACTCGTTATGA GTGGGACTGCAGCTTTCAGTATGGTAGCTTAGTGGAAGAGGTGGATGGTCACACAGCAGTGCTCTATCATAGACTTCTGCTCGACTGGTTTCCAAT GATTGTGTGGCCTCGTGACCTCTGTTATGTCCGCTATTGGCGCCGTAATGATGATGGGAGTTATG TTGTGTTGTTCCGTTCTAGGGAGCATGAGAATTGTGGTCCACAACCTGGATGTGTTCGGGCTCATCTTGAGA GTGGAGGATATAATATTTCCCCACTAAAACCTCGGAATGGGAGGCCTAGAACACAAGTGCAACATCTAATACAAATTGATCTAAAAGGGTGGGGTGCAGGCTATCTTccagcatttcaacaacattgTCTTCTTCAAATGCTGAACAGTGTTGCTG GTTTGCGGGAATGGTTTTCACAGACAGATGAGAGAGGTCTTCCTACCCGGATCCCTGTCATGGTGAATATGGCATCATCTTCCTTGAGCTTGAGTAAGAGTGGGAAGTCTCTGCATCAGTCTGCCTTTTCTCTTGATCAAACAAATTCTGTTAACAGAAACTCTGTGCTCATGGATGAAGActcggatgatgatgatgaatttcaGATTGCTGAATCGGAACAAGAG CCTGAAACTAGTAAAACAGAAAACGATGTCAAGAGACCAG AAGAACCTGCTCACGACATTGATCTGTCATGCTTCTCGGGTAACCTAAAGCgcaatgaaaatgaaaatgccCGTAACTGCTGGAGGACATCTGACGGGAACAATTTCAAAGTTCGGGGCAAGAGTTTCGGTGGAGATAAAAGAAAG ATACCTGCTGGGAAGCATCTTATGGATCTCGTTGCTGTTGATTGGTTCAAAGACAGTAAAAGAATAGATCATGTTGCTAGACGCAAAGGCTGTGCAGCACAA GTTGCTGCAGAAAAAGGTCTATTCTCAATGGTGGTAAATGTTCAA GTTCCAGGATCAACACACTACAGTATGGTGTTTTATTTCGTGATGAAAGAACTCGTACCCGGGTCCCTCTTGCAACGGTTTGtggatggtgatgatgaattcCGAAATAGTAGGCTAAAGCTTATACCATTAGTTCCTAAG GGCTCATGGATAGTAAGGCAAAGCGTGGGGAGCACCCCATGTCTCCTTGGGAAAGCAGTGGACTGCAACTACATCCGTGGCCCGACATACTTAGAA ATTGACATAGATATTGGTTCATCAACGGTTGCAAATGGGGTCCTTGGCCTCGTTATTGGTGTAATCACCTCTCTGGTTGTGGAAATGGCTTTCCTTGTACAG GCAAATACACCGGAAGAACTGCCAGAGAGGCTAATTGGTGCAGTTCGGGTTTCGCATATAGAGCTCTCTTCGGCTATTGTTCCGAATCTGGAGTCAGAATAA
- the LOC104723155 gene encoding protein ENHANCED DISEASE RESISTANCE 2 isoform X1, whose protein sequence is MSKVVYEGWMVRYGRRKIGRSYIHMRYFVLEPRLLAYYKKKPQDYQVPIKTMLIDGNCRVEDRGLKTHHGHMVYVLSVYNKKEKSHRITMAAFNIQEALMWKEKIESVIDQHQESQVPNGQQYVSFEYKSGMDTGRTASSSEHESQYSAPEDEEDSRRSLMRRTTIGNGPPESVLDWTKEFDAELANQNSNNQAFSRKHWRLLQCQNGLRIFEELLEVDYLPRSCSRAMKAVGVVEATCEDIFELLMSMDGTRYEWDCSFQYGSLVEEVDGHTAVLYHRLLLDWFPMIVWPRDLCYVRYWRRNDDGSYVVLFRSREHENCGPQPGCVRAHLESGGYNISPLKPRNGRPRTQVQHLIQIDLKGWGAGYLPAFQQHCLLQMLNSVAGLREWFSQTDERGLPTRIPVMVNMASSSLSLSKSGKSLHQSAFSLDQTNSVNRNSVLMDEDSDDDDEFQIAESEQEPETSKTENDVKRPEEPAHDIDLSCFSGNLKRNENENARNCWRTSDGNNFKVRGKSFGGDKRKIPAGKHLMDLVAVDWFKDSKRIDHVARRKGCAAQVAAEKGLFSMVVNVQVPGSTHYSMVFYFVMKELVPGSLLQRFVDGDDEFRNSRLKLIPLVPKGSWIVRQSVGSTPCLLGKAVDCNYIRGPTYLEIDIDIGSSTVANGVLGLVIGVITSLVVEMAFLVQANTPEELPERLIGAVRVSHIELSSAIVPNLESE, encoded by the exons ATGTCAAAGGTAGTGTACGAAGGGTGGATGGTTAGGTATGGGAGGAGGAAGATCGGAAGATCGTATATTCATATGAGGTATTTCGTGTTGGAGCCTCGTCTTCTGGCGTATTACAAGAAGAAACCTCAGGATTATCAG GTTCCTATCAAGACTATGTTGATTGATGGTAACTGCAGAGTTGAGGATCGAGGCTTGAAAACACATCATGGACAT ATGGTTTACGTGTTGTCTGTTtataacaagaaagaaaagagtcatAGAATTACG ATGGCAGCGTTCAACATCCAGGAAGCACTAATGTGGAAGGAAAAAATTGAGTCTGTTATAGACCAG CATCAAGAGTCCCAAGTTCCAAATGGTCAGCAGTATGTTTCCTTTGAATATAAGTCTGGAATGGATACTGGAAGAACTGCTTCATCCTCAGAACATGAAAGCCA ATATAGTGCGCCAGAGGATGAAGAGGACTCTCGACGTAGCTTAATGAGGAGGACAACTATTGGAAATG GTCCTCCAGAATCTGTACTTGACTGGACCAAAGAATTTGATGCAGAGTTGGCCAACCAGAATTCCAACAACCAAGCATTTTCCAGAAAACACTGGCGTCTCCTTCAGTGCCAAAATG GTCTTAGGATTTTTGAAGAGCTTCTTGAAGTTGATTACCTT CCAAGAAGCTGTAGCAGGGCTATGAAGGCTGTCGGTGTAGTGGAGGCAACGTGTGAGGATATATTCGAGCTTCTGATGAGCATGGATGGCACTCGTTATGA GTGGGACTGCAGCTTTCAGTATGGTAGCTTAGTGGAAGAGGTGGATGGTCACACAGCAGTGCTCTATCATAGACTTCTGCTCGACTGGTTTCCAAT GATTGTGTGGCCTCGTGACCTCTGTTATGTCCGCTATTGGCGCCGTAATGATGATGGGAGTTATG TTGTGTTGTTCCGTTCTAGGGAGCATGAGAATTGTGGTCCACAACCTGGATGTGTTCGGGCTCATCTTGAGA GTGGAGGATATAATATTTCCCCACTAAAACCTCGGAATGGGAGGCCTAGAACACAAGTGCAACATCTAATACAAATTGATCTAAAAGGGTGGGGTGCAGGCTATCTTccagcatttcaacaacattgTCTTCTTCAAATGCTGAACAGTGTTGCTG GTTTGCGGGAATGGTTTTCACAGACAGATGAGAGAGGTCTTCCTACCCGGATCCCTGTCATGGTGAATATGGCATCATCTTCCTTGAGCTTGAGTAAGAGTGGGAAGTCTCTGCATCAGTCTGCCTTTTCTCTTGATCAAACAAATTCTGTTAACAGAAACTCTGTGCTCATGGATGAAGActcggatgatgatgatgaatttcaGATTGCTGAATCGGAACAAGAG CCTGAAACTAGTAAAACAGAAAACGATGTCAAGAGACCAG AAGAACCTGCTCACGACATTGATCTGTCATGCTTCTCGGGTAACCTAAAGCgcaatgaaaatgaaaatgccCGTAACTGCTGGAGGACATCTGACGGGAACAATTTCAAAGTTCGGGGCAAGAGTTTCGGTGGAGATAAAAGAAAG ATACCTGCTGGGAAGCATCTTATGGATCTCGTTGCTGTTGATTGGTTCAAAGACAGTAAAAGAATAGATCATGTTGCTAGACGCAAAGGCTGTGCAGCACAA GTTGCTGCAGAAAAAGGTCTATTCTCAATGGTGGTAAATGTTCAA GTTCCAGGATCAACACACTACAGTATGGTGTTTTATTTCGTGATGAAAGAACTCGTACCCGGGTCCCTCTTGCAACGGTTTGtggatggtgatgatgaattcCGAAATAGTAGGCTAAAGCTTATACCATTAGTTCCTAAG GGCTCATGGATAGTAAGGCAAAGCGTGGGGAGCACCCCATGTCTCCTTGGGAAAGCAGTGGACTGCAACTACATCCGTGGCCCGACATACTTAGAA ATTGACATAGATATTGGTTCATCAACGGTTGCAAATGGGGTCCTTGGCCTCGTTATTGGTGTAATCACCTCTCTGGTTGTGGAAATGGCTTTCCTTGTACAG GCAAATACACCGGAAGAACTGCCAGAGAGGCTAATTGGTGCAGTTCGGGTTTCGCATATAGAGCTCTCTTCGGCTATTGTTCCGAATCTGGAGTCAGAATAA